In Juglans microcarpa x Juglans regia isolate MS1-56 chromosome 4S, Jm3101_v1.0, whole genome shotgun sequence, a single window of DNA contains:
- the LOC121263810 gene encoding protein LIFEGUARD 4-like isoform X1 has protein sequence MWTQPYRKNDLEAGARPLYPLMQESPELRWAFIRKVYSILTFQLLATIAVGAVVVFVHPIAHFFVSTGAGLALYILLILTPFLVMLPLYFYHQKHPFNYLLLGIFTLSLAFAVGLTCAFTSGKVILESVILTTVVVMSLTLYTFWAARRGHDFNFLGPFLFGAVLVLMVFAMIQIFFPLDRISVTIYGCLASLIFCGYIIYDTDNLIKRFSYDEYIWAAICLYLDIINLFLAILTIFRATE, from the exons ATGTGGACCCAGCCTTACCGGAAGAATGACTTGGAGGCCGGAGCCAGGCCTCTCTACCCTTTGATGCAGGAGAGCCCGGAGCTCCGCTGGGCTTTCATTCGCAAAGTTTACTCCATCCTCACCTTCCAACTGCTTGCCACTATTGCCGTCGGCGCCGTGGTTGTTTTCGTCCATCCCATCGCGCACTTCTTCGTTAGCACCGGGGCCGGCCTCGCTCTCTACATCTTACTCATCTTGACGCCGTTCCTCG TGATGTTGCCTTTGTACTTCTACCACCAGAAGCACCCGTTTAATTACCTTCTTCTTGGgattttcactctctctcttgcttttGCGGTTGGATTGACTTGTGCATTCACCAGTG GGAAGGTCATTTTAGAATCTGTCATTCTGACTACTGTTGTCGTCATGAGTCTCACCCTGTACACATTCTGGGCGGCAAGGCGAGGCCACGATTTTAACTTCCTTGGTCCCTTCTTGTTTGGTGCTGTGCTTGTACTCATGGTGTTCGCAATGATTCAG ATTTTTTTTCCGCTTGATAGGATTTCTGTGACGATCTATGGATGCTTGGCATCACTCATATTCTGTGGGTACATAATTTACGACACTGATAATTTGATCAAGCGGTTCTCTTATGATGAGTACATCTGGGCTGCAATCTGCTTGTATTTGGACATCATCAACCTCTTCCTGGCGATTTTAACTATTTTCAGGGCTACGGAGTAG
- the LOC121263810 gene encoding protein LIFEGUARD 4-like isoform X2, whose protein sequence is MWTQPYRKNDLEAGARPLYPLMQESPELRWAFIRKVYSILTFQLLATIAVGAVVVFVHPIAHFFVSTGAGLALYILLILTPFLGKVILESVILTTVVVMSLTLYTFWAARRGHDFNFLGPFLFGAVLVLMVFAMIQIFFPLDRISVTIYGCLASLIFCGYIIYDTDNLIKRFSYDEYIWAAICLYLDIINLFLAILTIFRATE, encoded by the exons ATGTGGACCCAGCCTTACCGGAAGAATGACTTGGAGGCCGGAGCCAGGCCTCTCTACCCTTTGATGCAGGAGAGCCCGGAGCTCCGCTGGGCTTTCATTCGCAAAGTTTACTCCATCCTCACCTTCCAACTGCTTGCCACTATTGCCGTCGGCGCCGTGGTTGTTTTCGTCCATCCCATCGCGCACTTCTTCGTTAGCACCGGGGCCGGCCTCGCTCTCTACATCTTACTCATCTTGACGCCGTTCCTCG GGAAGGTCATTTTAGAATCTGTCATTCTGACTACTGTTGTCGTCATGAGTCTCACCCTGTACACATTCTGGGCGGCAAGGCGAGGCCACGATTTTAACTTCCTTGGTCCCTTCTTGTTTGGTGCTGTGCTTGTACTCATGGTGTTCGCAATGATTCAG ATTTTTTTTCCGCTTGATAGGATTTCTGTGACGATCTATGGATGCTTGGCATCACTCATATTCTGTGGGTACATAATTTACGACACTGATAATTTGATCAAGCGGTTCTCTTATGATGAGTACATCTGGGCTGCAATCTGCTTGTATTTGGACATCATCAACCTCTTCCTGGCGATTTTAACTATTTTCAGGGCTACGGAGTAG